One Acanthochromis polyacanthus isolate Apoly-LR-REF ecotype Palm Island chromosome 6, KAUST_Apoly_ChrSc, whole genome shotgun sequence DNA segment encodes these proteins:
- the slc9a8 gene encoding sodium/hydrogen exchanger 8 yields MRGVSLKVLLLCFLLFFVNPCVSERDDREKSLELLERHDDGEIVKHEGNTPLESKQTLIKHGKVDEVDSNEPLKDVQPASKSNDTVDNYSNETLHSTTTAAKPTTPAPPTPKPILPVQTGVKAQEEEQSSGLTIFFSLLVIGICIILVHLLIKFKLHFLPESVAVVSLGILMGGFIKIIEFQELANWKEEEMFRPNMFFLLLLPPIIFESGYSLHKGNFFQNIGSITLFAVIGTAISAFIVGGGIYFLGQADVIHKMTMTDSFAFGSLISAVDPVATIAIFNALNVDPVLNMLVFGESILNDAVSIVLTNTAEGFFSRSDNSMVTGWETFMQALGYFLKMFFGSAALGTLTGLISALFLKHFDLRKTPSLEFGMMIIFAYLPYGLAEGIKLSGIMSILFAGIAMSHYTHHNLSPVTQILMQQTLRTVAFMCETCVFAFLGLSIFSFPHNFEISFVIWCIVLVLLGRAVNIFPLSFLLNFFRDHKITPKMMFIMWFSGLRGAIPYALSLHLGLEPIEKRQLIGTTTIIIVLFTILLLGGGTMPLIRIMDIEDSQSRRKNKKDINLSKTEKMGNTIESEHLSELTEEEYEAQIYQRQDLKGFMWLDAKYLNPFFTRRLTQEDLLHGRIQMKTLTNKWYEEVRQGPSGSEDDDDEAELL; encoded by the exons ATGAGAGGCGTTAGTCTTAAagttttgttgctgtgttttttgctgtttttcgtAAATCCGTGCGTGTCAGAGCGAGATGACAGAGAAAAGTCGTTGGAGCTGCTTGAGCGACACGACGACGGAGAGATTGTGAAACATGAGGGAAACACTCCACTTGAAAGCAAgcaaacattaataaaacatggaaaagtGGATGAAGTCGATTCAAACGAACCATTGAAGGATGTACAGCCTGCCAG TAAGTCCAATGACACCGTGGATAACTATAGCAATGAGACTCTCCACTCTACAACAACTGCTGCCAAGCCAACAACCCCGGCACCCCCAACCCCCAAGCCCATTTTGCCCGTACAGACGGGGGTCAAGGCTCAAGAGGAAGAACAGTCCAGCGGGTTGACCATATTCTTCAGTCTGCTCGTTATTG GTATCTGCATCATATTGGTGCACCTGCTTATCAAGTTCAAGCTGCATTTCCTTCCAGAGagtgtggctgttgtgtccCTCG GAATTCTAATGGGAGGCTTCATTAAAATCATTGAGTTCCAGGAACTAGCCAACTGGAAG GAGGAGGAAATGTTCCGACCCAACATGTTCTTCCTTTTGCTTCTGCCACCCATCATCTTTGAATCCGGATACTCTTTACATAAG GGGAACTTCTTCCAGAACATTGGCTCCATTACCCTCTTTGCTGTGATTGGGACAGCTATCTCTGCCTTCATAGTCGGAGGGGGGATCTATTTCCTTGGCCAG GCTGATGTGATCCATAAGATGACCATGACTGATAG CTTTGCCTTTGGCTCGCTGATCTCTGCTGTGGACCCTGTAGCTACCATCGCTATATTCAATGCACTCAATGTGGACCCGGTCCTCAACATGCTGGTGTTTGGGGAGAGCATCCTCAACGACGCTGTCTCCATTGTCCTTACCAA CACTGCAGAGGGTTTCTTTTCCCGCTCAGACAACTCCATGGTAACGGGCTGGGAAACATTTATGCAAGCTCTAGgttattttcttaaaatgttttttggttCTGCTGCTCTGGGAACTCTCACTGGACTCATCTCAGCTCTT TTTCTGAAACACTTTGACTTGAGGAAGACGCCGTCTCTGGAGTTTGGCATGATGATAATTTTTGCATACCTTCCCTATGGCCTGGCGGAGGGAATCAAACTGTCTG GAATAATGTCTATCCTGTTTGCGGGAATTGCGATGTCTCACTACACCCATCACAATCTGTCTCCTGTCACCCAAATCCTTATGCAGCAGACTCTTCGCACAGTGGCCTTCATGTGTG AAACGTGCGTGTTTGCCTTCCTTGGTCTCTCCATCTTCAGCTTCCCTCATAACTTTGAAATATCTTTTGTAATCTGGTGCATA GTTTTGGTTCTTCTCGGCCGAGCAGTGAACATCTTCCCTCTGTCGTTCCTGCTGAATTTTTTCCGAGACCACAAGATCACACCCAAAATGATGTTCATCATGTGGTTTAGTG GCTTGCGAGGTGCTATTCCCTACGCTTTGAGCCTTCATTTGGGCCTGGAGCCCATTGAAAAGCGACAGCTAATCGGCACCACAACCATCATCATTGTGCTCTTTACCATCCTCCTCCTCGGGGGCGGGACAATGCCGCTCATCCGCATCATGGACATCGAGGACAGCCAGTCGCGGCGTAAGAACAAGAAAGACATCAATCTCAGCAAGACAGAGAAAATG GGCAATACCATTGAGTCCGAGCACCTATCGGAACTGACAGAGGAAGAGTATGAAGCTCAGATCTACCAGAGGCAAGATCTGAAGGGCTTCATGTGGCTTGATGCTAAGTACCTTAACCCCTTCTTCACTCGCAGGCTCACCCAAGAG GACCTGTTACATGGGCGGATTCAGATGAAGACCCTGACCAACAAGTGGTATGAAGAAGTTCGCCAGGGACCATCAGGCTccgaggatgatgatgatgaagcagAACTTCTGTGA